Part of the Acaryochloris thomasi RCC1774 genome, AGCTGGCAGGATATCCGCCCAGGGCAACCCTAGGCTTTTGGAAAACTGGTGCTTGAGAATTGCGGCGGACTCAGACATAGTGGAAGGCAGAATGTTTATGGCTGGCAAGTCTTGATTCTATATCTATCAAAACTTGTAGCCCTTTCCTAACGCCTTAAGTCAGTGCCATTGAACCGTACATCTATTTGTCGCGGGGGATGGTGAGCTACTGCCTGCGGTCAAGGCTGAGGTTGAGCGTTTGAGCTTATCAAACCAAGTGACGCTGCTCGGGACTTTGGGGGGCGAACAGCTTGCAGATTTTTACCGCGTTTGCCATAGCTTTGTGCTGTCTAGCGTTTACGAGGGTCTACCGCTGACGGTTTTAGAGGCGCTGGCCTGTGGTGCCCCGGTGGTCACAACTGACTGCGGCGAGACGCCGAATCTATTAACGCCGGAGTCGGGGGTAGTCGCGAAGGAACGGACTGGGGATGCGATCTCAACTTCCATCAAACAGATTCTCAATACACCGGATGCCTATCCCGCTGAAGCCTGCATCCAAGTCGCGCAACCCTCAAGAGCCGATGAAGTAATCGCTAAAATCTATAGCCAAATGCTAGAGCGCTGGCAACCAAAATAGAAAAGTTTCGGCAGGGCTGTTTAAAGTGAAATGACTCTAAAAAATGGAATTGAAGCTGTTGTGCGTGGCCTATCATGATCCAGCAGCAGCTTCAACTTCAGAACATAATACATGTTAATTTTCAGCAGTCTATCGACTTGCTAAAACGCACTCTATCTACCAAAGAGTCAAGAATAAAGCCTTGACAGATCCGTTTTAGCACGCTAGCCGCACAGTCAAAAATACCTTGTCTAAAATGAATTGAAATTGGGGCAAAATAAGCTCATGAGATTGGAGAGCTGAGCATTGAATAAAACTGAAGCGATTGAGTATGCTCACGCAACTGGCTGGACAAAAGCAGATGCTAGGCGGGCTTTTGAAGGAATCGGCTTCCCGCTTGATGAGTTGACTATTCTCAATAAAATGGTTCGGTTTGCTGGCCCTGAGCTTGTACAACGACAAAATCTTCAACGTGCTCAGAAAGGCCAAGTCACTAGAAAGAAGAATCAGCTAGAAAAAATAGAAAGCAACTATAAAGATATGGTTGAGGACTATGAGGCTCAACTTCAGCTTGAACGCAGTAGCTTTGTGGGCGTCATTGAGATTGTCTATGGCATCGCAAAAACCTTCGGATACCGTGATGCTTGGATTGACAGTCTGTTGAGAACGTATGAGGACTACTCACAAGACAATCAGCAGGAGGCTGCGTGAATATCACTCGCCGTCATTTAATGGGCTTGGGTGCAACCCGTTATCAAAGCGAGGTTGTTACTCAATCCTGTCCTGTGAAAGATAAAGCAGGCTCGGCTAATCTCTACACCATCAGTGATGTCATTCAGGCCATCACCGTTTATCTGGAGCGATCTCGCATCCGTCAGGCCACTAAGAATAATCTGAGGAGAGTGTTATCTGAACTCCAGCCACTAGCTAGCACTGTTGTTGAAACACCGTTCGGTGCGCCAGAGACAGGATCTACAGCAATGGTTAAGCAGTTGCTGAAGTCATTTGATAATCCAAAGACAAGAAAACACAAGTTAAAAGCCATTTCTATCAAAGGCCAGGAGGTTGCCCGTGCCCGTTGATATTCGACACTTGGTTAATAAGCTTGAGCAAAGTCGGCTTCTCTCGCATTTAAAATCCCATCGTACTGATGCTAAACGCATCAGCAAATACTATGCTCCTCGTCACGCGTTTAACCGCTGGCGTGACTCAACTGAAGGCCAGTTGTGGAAGGAGACACAGTTTCAAAAAACGAAAGGATTATGCTCTGGCTGTAAAAAGACTTATCGAAGCGTCAGCAACTTTGATATTGATCACATAAAGCCTTTGATTAAGTTTCCTGAGCTAGCGATAGACATTGATAATTTTCAACTGCTCTGCCCGACCTGTAACTCCAAGAAAGGTGACAGTACCTTATCAAATGAAGAAACGATTCTCTATTATCGACAAAACCCCTTGAATCTGAAGCAGATAGCAGCAAGGCTAGGAGTTGGCATCCAATGCATTCAAGGCAAGTTGAATGCATCAGAGATCTCCTTCGTTGATTGGAGTATGCAGAAAGACCCCATCGGAATTTCTTGGAATTCTGTATTTGAGGACGAAAACATTCATTTCTTTCCTGTTGCATGTTCCATCGCCGATGGCAGGCAGTAGACTGGGTCGCTAGTTACAAATTCTCACTTCAGATTTTGAGAATTGCGATCGCAATTCTCAAATCTTTACCCACGCCCTGCGCCAAACCATCTTGCTCACAATCCAAGTGCACCTTCCCAAATGCTAGACCTGCAGGCAACTGCGTTTAATAGATGCCCTTGACAACACCTCGCTTGTGCAGGCAAACGTCATTTTGCACCCCAATTAGATGATAAATGACTGATACATCAGCAACAATCTCAGAATAATTAGAGACTTGGCCTAGCAAGCGACAGATGGCAGCAATTCCTCCTCAAGCAGGCTTAAAGACTTCTGTTGGTCAGTATTCAATCAGAATCAATGTTGGTCCGCATCGGCGAACTTCGTTAATGTTGCTACGATTTCAATCGCTAGGTGATGCAGAGCGCTCTTTAAACTGAGCATAAAATTCTTTGGGCGCTTCATCAAAATATTTCAGCAAGTTAGGGCAAAGCTATCCATCTTTATCTAAAGCTGAGATATGGTGCCAGTTGCCTCCGTACTCCTCTCGCCGCCGGTCAAACTTGGCTTGGAACCCCGGAAATGGGCCAGCGGAAAACAACAGGCTAAATCCAGTTTCCGCATGGGGCAGGTCCACCACCATCTGGTCAATAATCGTGTCGACACCAGCAACAAACGGTTCTTGCACCAGGCCTACTTTCTGATCATCAAAAACCCACATTTCCTCATACTTGTAGGGATGGATGACCATTATTGCGCTCATATCGGTGCTCTTTTGACAAACAAGGCAACGACTCTACGCTCTACCATCGCCCAAAACAGGAACCTTTCACCCTACATATCGACGTTAAGGAGAAGTTAAGGTTATATTAATAGAGGAAAATCATTTCCAAAAGAAAAATTCCAAGCGCCGAGCTTAATAAGCCTCTCTAAGACGCTATGTACCACTGGTGATAATCCGCATTAACAAACGATGCTCTTAACAAAAATATGCAATTCGCAGAAAAACAAGTAAGAAATATTTATCTAAAAAGAGCATCGCATGCTATGAAAAATCATGCTGAGTCATTATGAGCTATATAGATTCTGAAATAGATTTAAATGAGATACATTTCTCACCACTATCAACCGTAGATATCGGAAGAGTTTTTGAATTCAAAAATCGATTATTTCGAGCTATATCCTGCAAAGAATCAGAGTCCGTAGTTGAGATGTTCTCCTGCGGAATGATTGATGAGCTTGAAAGCAAAAAATTATTCCCAAAAAGTTGGATCACAAAATACAAGCTCGATGGATATGGTCTAATCATTGAACATGAAAGAATTCCCTCAAAGAACTTCCCTTATGAGTGGAGCTTTTCTATGTTCAAAGATGCAGCTATCGCTCTTTTAGAAGTCAATATAATAGCTAGCAAGTATGGATACCAGACAAAAGACTGTCACGCCTATAACGTTATGTTTGATGGCTGTCTTCCTATGTTTGTTGATCTAGGAAGCTTCGTAAAGACATATAATTCACATTCAAAATGGAACTGCTATAACAAATTCCTTCAATATTATTACTACATATTAAAGATTTGGGGAAGGGGGAACTCATATCTAGCGCGTGCAATCGTGCAAAGTGACAACACCGATATATACTCTCCACCCCGAAGCAGTGAGCTATACGGCTTATACAGAAAAGACAACTCTTTTCTGATTCTTGTCGATAAGTCAAAGCAGATAGTAAGTCGCCTCTACTTCAGGCTTTATAACCTGTTGATAAAGCGAGGATTTAGTCCATTTTTATTCAGCCTTACCAAAGAGAAATTTTATAGCTTCCCGAGTTTACTTAGAAAGCTTGAAAAGATACCTGCTCCATGGGTAAGCAGTATCAGCAATGATGATGAATCCAGCCTTAAAGGCGACAGCAGCATTCAGTCCAGTCCAAACTTCAACAAGATTATTGATCTTGTCAATCATCTCAATATAGAAACCGTTACTAATATCGGATGGCATCAAGATGTCTTCTCGAAAATATTACTGCAGGGAACAAATGTTCAGAAGATAGTTTGCATTGATCATGATGTGAATGCAGTTGAGCAACTATACCTGTCATCTAAAAATATCGAAGGTGTCAGAGAGAGAATTACTCCTGTTTCTCTGAATAGTATTTATCCTAACGTAAGCTGCTTTACCCATTCTGAGGAGCTACTGCCTTATTCTGAGGGCAGATTTAAATCAGATGTGGTAGTTGCATTAGACCTAACCAATCACTTGCTGATATTTGAGAAGTATTCGATAGACTGGGTTTTTAATATGCTGTCAAGGTACAGTAAGAGATACGCTCTTATCGAATTTGTACCCTTCGATTTTTGCCTAGAGAAAGGCAAACCTTCTCCTCTTTCTTCACAATATACGTCGGACTGGTTTAGAGATGCGTTTAGTAAGTATTTCCGCATTATCTTAGAAGAGAAACTAGAGAATGACAGGATTATTTTTTGTGGTGAGTTACTGACAATTTAGTCAAGATTAAGATAAGCGTCAGGACTGCTCTGACGCTTGCAATATAATGCTCAGCGACGTCAGTATTGTCGAAAGCTTCGCAAACTAGCTCCTCCTCATGGCTTGTTAGAGGGCAGTCTATGAGCTTTGACCTGAGTGACTTCCGCCAAGAGGTTGGTGGTCAAAGCATGAACTTGTGCGACATCATAATGCGGCTGTTCTTCCTGTGACGAGGCGACCGAACGCTGAGATTTGCGACCAATCAGCAGGTAGGCGTTCATCATTCCCCATCCCTTGAGCTTAACGGGGCCTCGGCTCTTAAATCCATACTGGTTTTTAACGCGCGAGTAGGTTGATTCAGTGACGTGAACCTGGTTAATCACCCCGTGGGATTCCATACGACTAGCAATATTGACGGCATCTCCCCAGAGGTCATAACTAAATTTATGCAGCCCAATCACACCCGCTACTACAGGCCCCGTATTGACGCCAATTCTGAGCTGGAAGGGTTGACCATCAGGACGGCGAAATTGAGCAATGGCGCGCTGCATTTCTAAGGCCATTTCGAGCACGCTTTCTGCATGATCAACGCGATTCATCGTGACGCCTCCGGCCACCATGTAGGCATCGCCAATCGTTTTGATCTTCTCTAAGCCGTACTGCTCTGCTAGAAAATCAAAGGTAGAGAAAATGGCGTTGAGCTGTTTGACAAGCTGTGCTGGCGTGACTTGAGTTGAAAGACTGGTGAAATCTACAATATCGGCAAAGAGAATCGTGGCCTCTTGGCAGCGAGATGCGATCGCACCTGGATCTTCCTTTAACTTATCCGCAATAGTAGCGGGCAGAATATTGAGCAGCAGGCGCTCTGACTTTTCTTTTTCACTGCGGAGATTGGATTCAGCCTGTTTGCGATCGCAAATCTCCATCCGCACCCGATGAAACATCTGATGGAACGCAACGGCCACATCCCCCAATTCATCCGACCGATCCAGGGACTTGTTTGCAAACGGAGGCACTTGATCTGCACCCACCTTCTCCCCCGCCAGTACAACATCATCCCGCAGTTCTACAATCGGCAGAATGAGCAGCCGTTCTAAAATCCAGATCATCAAGAGCGTCACACAGACAGACAGCAGCAGCACGACCCCCAGGGTACGGACCGCAAACAGCAGCATCGCCTGCCGCAGATGGGACGCATCATGCCGAATCACCAAGACGTACTGATCCTGGAACATGCGCTGCGGCCAGCTAATATCGTAGCGATTCCTTGCCCGCAGACGAATCACCTGATCACCCAACAGCTCGGCTGCCGCAATCTGAGGCGCATCACCAAAGGTATCAAGCGGCTTACCTTCCGGGCTAAACAGCGCACCACCTACAATTACCGAATCAGGCTTCAGGCGTTCCTGTGCCCGATCTAAAAGATCTGTAGAGGCCACATCGGTCATCACATCAACCTTGACCGTTGTTAAGACCTCAGAAGAAAGAGTCTCTAGCTGCTGCAGTAGTTCTTTTTCTCGATAAACGTAGGCAGGAACAAAGAGAAACCCTTCCGTCGCCACAATACAGAAAAAGATTGAAGAGACAATGCGACGAGACAGACGCGAGTTCAGCAAGCCAAGCGACAACTTCATAGGGTTACAGAACCTGCTCAAGCAACTTTGAGGCGTTCGAGACTTAAGATCTAACGTTAATTATCACAGCCAGAGCGAACCGATGTTCCACCTCAAGAGACACAATTACCATAACGGATCGAGCGGCTTCACTACAGTGATACGGGTCACTGATACCAACTCTTTATATGGATGACCTAAATTGGAAGGGTCTCTATTGAGAGAGTATAGTTCTGATGGCCGGCGTACTGAAAATTGAGATTACCGAAAGCGAAGACACCCTCAAGTCGCTTCTTCATCAACAAGCATCAGCCCGTCACCAAGAACAGATTCATGCACTCTACTGGCTCAAAAGTCGTCAAGTCACAACACGCTATCAATAGACTCTCCAGGGAGACTATTACCGCGCTGGCGGGATATTCCTACATCTTGGATGCCTTAGCCATGCAGGTCATCTGATAGGGG contains:
- a CDS encoding HNH endonuclease signature motif containing protein, producing MPVDIRHLVNKLEQSRLLSHLKSHRTDAKRISKYYAPRHAFNRWRDSTEGQLWKETQFQKTKGLCSGCKKTYRSVSNFDIDHIKPLIKFPELAIDIDNFQLLCPTCNSKKGDSTLSNEETILYYRQNPLNLKQIAARLGVGIQCIQGKLNASEISFVDWSMQKDPIGISWNSVFEDENIHFFPVACSIADGRQ
- a CDS encoding adenylate/guanylate cyclase domain-containing protein, translating into MKLSLGLLNSRLSRRIVSSIFFCIVATEGFLFVPAYVYREKELLQQLETLSSEVLTTVKVDVMTDVASTDLLDRAQERLKPDSVIVGGALFSPEGKPLDTFGDAPQIAAAELLGDQVIRLRARNRYDISWPQRMFQDQYVLVIRHDASHLRQAMLLFAVRTLGVVLLLSVCVTLLMIWILERLLILPIVELRDDVVLAGEKVGADQVPPFANKSLDRSDELGDVAVAFHQMFHRVRMEICDRKQAESNLRSEKEKSERLLLNILPATIADKLKEDPGAIASRCQEATILFADIVDFTSLSTQVTPAQLVKQLNAIFSTFDFLAEQYGLEKIKTIGDAYMVAGGVTMNRVDHAESVLEMALEMQRAIAQFRRPDGQPFQLRIGVNTGPVVAGVIGLHKFSYDLWGDAVNIASRMESHGVINQVHVTESTYSRVKNQYGFKSRGPVKLKGWGMMNAYLLIGRKSQRSVASSQEEQPHYDVAQVHALTTNLLAEVTQVKAHRLPSNKP